The Equus caballus isolate H_3958 breed thoroughbred chromosome 4, TB-T2T, whole genome shotgun sequence genome includes the window CcaattaatttttagaattttgtttCTAATAATCAGAAGCCCAACAATATAGGTGGTGGCTATTAAATCACATTTCTTACCCGCTATAGAAACAGGTGTGCAATGcacttctctttgcttcttctCATGTCACAGCCTCTTTTGGACCTTATCCAATACTCAGGAAGACGTGGTGAAGGTTTTTAAAGATTACCCTTGCCATGAGAATTCATAGTCGAATCTTTATAAACCAGGGGCTGCTGGTTCTTCCTGAGACCCACTTTTTTGTTCAACATAGTGATGTGACCAAAATGGATCGCAAAAAGCCACCTCTCCACCTGGCCATAGTTTCATAAGCCATAGTTTCATGACTTTATTTCAAATTCTTCGTAAGTAATGTTTGGAAAATCGGTTAGATTACCAATTATTTCTTCATTGCATGCAGAGAAATACACAATTGAGTATTTCAAATCCTTTGAAACTTCTATTGTCATATTACAAATATGCATGAGAAGGTTTAGTAAGTTAATGTTACCAAAAGTcaaataaaagagataaaagaagttACATTCTTTTATGTATAAGAGAATAATTATAGTTCGGGCACCTGTGTTCATATAGTAATGTAGTGTTCTTTGCATTAATAAGATATGGCATATTGACCGAAACTCTTAAAGGTAGAATGCAAAACCAAACCATTAAGAACTGAAGAAATGCTAACCTTAACTCTGTTGTAATTTAGACCTGTCAACAAAATTATCGACAGcaattttaaagataatattcTAGGTACAGCCGACAGTATTCCACTTGTATTTAATGAAAATGTGCTTTCTCAAACAATCAAATATTTGCCCTTAGTACTACTTCAGGATATTTGTATTTGTTCAACTAAAAAGTTAAAGTCAAGCATTCAGTTTCAATGGGACTTGAGACAAGCAGGCAATTAGGGGGTTTGGAAATAGTTGTATACCTGATGAAAACTCAGGAAATCATTTACTACCACATGAAAGTCGGTTTAAATGCTTCCTTCTCATTTCGTCTTCccataaatgcatatttcttagAAGTGTGGGATGATATATGCAAGTTTTACACAGTAAATTCACCTTTTTAGGTAAATAAACAGattactttttctctctgaagATACATGCTACATGCTCTATGAAAGAAGTTCCTATGAAAAAGGAATCACCCAAATGGGTTCCCTTGATGTGACTCTCTTCCATATTCCCGGCCAAGTCAAAAGTATCAAACTACATCCCTATTCCTCCTCCCTGAGGACTAGAAATTCAGGATAGTAAAGGAAGTGCTCTGCCATAGAACAGAGCACAGGGTTTTGCATATAGtagtcattcaataaatggtggttgaAAACCATTGTATAAGAATCTTTGCATTACCCCTCTGTGACTAAAATGATTAGTTCCGTTATTTCACATACTTAGCCATAGATCATAACAGCAGCCAAAGTCACTGCTCTACTGTATACTCGTTTCTCTATCAGTTGATTTCCATATCTACCTATTTGCCCAATTAAAGTTTTGAGTTATCATCTAAAAATCTGTTAATTACAAACTAAATATCACAAATGATTAGTTGTTTGTTCTCTAAATGCAGGTTGGAGAACAATTTACTGTCTTATAATGAGAAAAGATTAAAGATTTGAGGACAAAAAGTACTACCAAGTAGAATAGTTCATTTGGAAATCTCTTTTTAATTATTAGTATCTTTTAATGCTTTGTGCTTTATAGGTACAAATTCATTCTGAATCAATGCTTGTGGAACTTTAATTTTCAATTCTGAATAATAGGTGACATTGAAATTGTTCAGCTGTGTTATACACTCTCCttttataagagaaaaacatcacTTACAGAGAGGCCACCCACAAAATTTTGCAGAATTGAAAGATCATCTCCCAATTGCTTCAGTCTTTGTCAGACTTGGCTTATGAATTTCCTGACTTTGTAGGTATAAAGGAGGTAAAAGGTATGTGTGTTTATAAAGTATTATTCAAGCAAACAATGGGCTTCTTGAATTTCCGTTTATGCATTTCAGTATGCACAGGCGTCATTCTTAAAAGTATGAAATCGAAGTTGAAAGATTTGATCTATTAAAATGTGCTGAGAAATGATACAGTGGTAAATGCAAATTTCATGGTTAATACTAAAAGACCAAAAAAAGTCCTCTGCCATTGTCCATGTTTTATCTGTGTTTAAAAACCGTAGGGGGAAAAATactctcagggaaaaaaaaatgaagctttaCTGCAAAAGAAATGAATGCAAGAAATGGCACTTTAAGTAGTGAAGAGACGTGAAGCATTGCAACTTCATAGCCTGCTAAGGAGCAACAGCTGTACTTAATTTCAACTTGACGTGCTTCAGATCTCATATTCATATAGGTATTTAATGATCCAAACATAATGGTCCTATATAGAATAATTACTTATATGAAGGAGCAAACTTCATAcgcattcttttttaaatgatccTTCAAGAGAAAAACTGCACTGGCTCTTTGAACAATGAATAGTCTTTTTCACCAATCCAAAGGTTTGGGGCTAAGTAGCTTATCTTTTAAGAGAGAATAATAATAGCGCTGAGGTTACTTCTTGACGGACTCTTtttgtcttcctccttcccatgATAGCCAGTACAATGACAGAAGGTAGAACGCCAAGCCGATCATTAAGTCATACTGGTAAGTGGTTATAAGAAATATcacaaacaaaaggaaataaggtATTTTAGAGTTGGTGTATCTTGAAAGCAGAGATTCACTGCTTTGAGCTTGACTCTCCTGGGCAGGGAGACAAGCAGAAGCAGAGCCCTCAGGTTCCTTGTCACCTGAAGTGTACAGTGATTGTCGAGAGTTTATTAATCCTTCGTTTTCATGCCTTGCCTCTTCCATGCTCTCAAAATCTTCACTGATTAAAATCCTTGGCCCTAGAGATTTTTCCACACTACATTCTCCTTGTTGGAAAATCTGGCCTATGCATCTTTCTCTCCTACTACCTGACGTCACTGTTTCTGAACTTCTGGAAACTTCTTCAGGTATAGACCCAGGATGAGGGTGCTTTTCAGTACCCTGGGTTTCACTTGTTGGGTTCCAATCATATTCTGATTTAGCAGAAATAGATTGGAGAGTCATGGTAGTAACTGTATTCTCTACAGCATTTGCCTGTTCATAAGATGGCACTGAAGTTTTAGCATGGTGATTGGAAATGTGAGAGCCATTTTGAGAAGCCCTATTAGTGTCTGAACTTAAATCAGAATGAATAACGGCATCTACATCTGTTTTCTTTGATAATTCTTGGACCTGCCCGTGATCtctattttccagaaatatttttttttctgttggtaGCATTCCCAAATGTAAATCCGGTTTTGAGGCTGCTTTTTCATTGCCTGTAATGGTGTGTAAGGATTCCTCTACACTTGTTCTATTTCCAATGCCACGTCTCTTCCTGTCATGTGTCTTCCCAGGATTGTACATAGATATggtttcttccttctccattttaTCTACATGTACATTACAAATACCTAAACGTGATTCCTTTTCAAAATCATTGTCATAGATTACGCCTACTGTATCTCGTTGACAAAGGGTATAATGTGAAtcatcatttcttccttcatgtgGATCAAAGGCTGTTTCCTTTACCTCCATGGGCCTGTCACTTCGTGCTGTCTCTTGAGGTAGCTTAGCaattattgctttttctctaGCAGACAAGCTTTCTAGAGTACTTTCTGATGTTGTCTTAATTATATAAGCTGTACCTGCTTCTGCTTTCCCAGTAATACCATGATCAGCTAGAGAAGACAGTTCACAGCTCACTGTTTCTTGGCAGGTAAACAATTCTTCGGTAGGAGTAGCTTTCAAACTCcttgttttatctcttttttcccaCATGTCTTCACAATCTGCTTGTTCTTTGATCTGCTCTGTTctatttctctcactttctcttgcTTTAGCCTGACTTTCCAGAACATTCCAACTTTGTTTATGCTGTGTGTTCTTATTCTGATCTTCAGGATTAATCCAATCCAATTTTTCCTCTTCACCTTGGAAAAGATAAGCAGTCCtcaaaacatttccatttcttgAGGAACCACCTTCACCAGGTATCCCTCCTAAAGTTGTGCCTCCGCTAGTCAAGAGATCATGCTCAGGGGTTAACACAGCTTCTTCCCAATTTAGGTTTGTCCTTCGTGAATGAAAAGTATCTGCTCTTATTGCCTGGGTGGGAACTGTGGTATCTTTACTCGGCAGAACAGTCAGGTCTCTGTTACTAGCTCCAATCCCTTCCACGTTTAATTCAGGGTGGCCGATCTTCCTTTCTTGGTCATGTAAGATTGACTGaaaattttcactttgtttttcatTAACATCTAAATGTATTCTTTGCTCCTCCTTGTCATTCTTAGCATTGTCATAATCTTTCTTGGAAGATCCTTTTCCTATCGATTCTTCCAAATGGAAATCTGAATGGAAATCTCTTCTTAAATGTTCCcaatcttttatttcaattttcttagcTCCTCCTTCATGTTGTTTATTGTCTGCCATTAATTGGTCTGAGGAGGGACAAGATACCTGCACTCTGCTTCTCCCTTGGGCTGGATTAGCATTATCATCCAGTACTTCTTTGCTGCCAATATGTAATTGCACTAATTCATCACTCCTAGTGTCTCCCAGTGATGGCTTGATTTCTCCCATATCGGACGTAATTTCCTCTGAAGGTTGATGACTACACTCATTTCCCGAGGAACACTTTTGATTGTGGTAAAAATCTCCCTTTAAGGAGCTTTCTGCTGATGAACTTGGAGACAAAGGCCTTTTAAACAAGTCAGTGTATACTTCACCATGGATTTGTGTCTTCTCTAACCCCTCAGCTTTATTTGGAAAATCGACTGGATCTGTTGAAAACGTATTCTTTTCGTCTCTGGAAGCAGTACTTCTTATTAAGCGTTGATTTATCTTaagggataaaaacaaacaaacaaaaataattaccaaaggcttttaaatatatacaataaattagATAGGTCTCATTAACTTGGCTAGTAATTATCGGGTAAATTTCCTTGACTCATTTCATTTGTGAATTTTGCGCAAATTCTGGAAGCCGGATGTTTTGGGGGGATCCTTGTAGGCTGTGACTTGGGAATGAGATTAATAAGAAAAGGGGCCAAAATTAATCACTCTCCTTCCCAGCTTCCAAATATCACATTGTATTATTCAACTATTCTTGCTTGTCATTGCACTTTCTCCTCACTTAGGATATACACATTGATAGCTCCATGCTAATCAATTAGAGAGCAGCTTCCTGGGTGCCCCTTGCTGCATTTACTCTTGCTGTAGGTGCCCCTATTACAGTTTCTCTTATTAATATGTTTTCTGCAAAGCTTCTGCAAACTATTAATAGCAAAACGTCACTCAAAGAAAAGTGAGGGAGTTAATGTCTCTGCAAATTCTGTTTTAATGACCCTCTGCCAACTGGTACTCAAATGTATTTGAGCTCTTCAGTGATGCCAACTGTCAGGATTTAACAGTGAGatgcctgtgttttttttttctcctcataaCTGACATTTGCATGATCTCAATAATTATATGCAAATCTTAcgttttccccttcttctcaCATAAGGCTCATGTTACTTGTCAACTGCACAGCTGTCTTGTAAGCCAATGCCTGTGGGTTCCACAGATTTGGTTGTATTTCCATCTATTATAGAGCTTCATTGTTTTATGCATTAACGTCAGCATGGAGCAAATTAGCATCTAAATTACAGCTCCCTGTTCATTTATTGGACATACAATCTCAGTAACTTCTAAACAAACTTTTATATTTGAGCCTGCTCATTGTAATGAGGTGTGTTGGTGAAGTATGTGATTTTTCAGGACCCTTTCATTAAAttctgtagtttgaaaaaaaaaaattgcgaTGTTAACTTTCAGCTGGTGAGAATTCTCACAATGGGTGACAACTTTGTAGTTTCTTAAAGTTGGAGCAAAGTAAATTGCATACTTTAGTGATGCAGCTTCCATATCACTATAGAAAAGATGGAATGTGTGGGGAAAGAGATGagctctatttcttttctgtttcagcACTGACACTTGAAGAGGCAAATGTCATTTTAATCTTAGATGATTATGAATCCATGTATCCTAATGATATGAGCTCCAACCAAATACAGTAAAGGATAAATTGCATTATGTGACTCATTTActcctatttcttcctttgtgataaAAATGCTATCTAAACCATCCCCCACAAAATTCCAAATAGATTGAATGTTCACCAGTGTGAAATTTATGATAACAAATTTAATACTAAGTTTTACAGTACTGAATTTGTTTCCTGTTTAAAAATTATGGCACAGGCTATTTTCTCCTCATTTGGTAATTTAATCCTTTCCAATGATATAGAGCTTTGAGATTCTCACAAAGacggaagtaaaaaaaaaaatgctgctcaATGCAAGAATCAGACTTGTAGAGCCGGACAGAACCTTAACAATCATCTAGTCCagccctctcattttacagatgagtttATGCTAAGTGTACACTTGTCACAAAGATTAGAAATGCACATCGGGATAGTGCTACCTCTTCTGTAATTCCTACAAACTATTACTCAGAGCCCCTGGTAAAGAGATAAGAAATGAATGTCATTAATTTACTAATGCAGAGACCAGAAGCAACATACTGAAATCAAAGTGCCTTGTTGATCAAGCTAGAGACAGAATAGGCTGTGCTTTCACATTTGCAAATTATATTAGTTGAAGCTATTGAAAGGCAGGCATTGCAGCATCTTTGAAGCATAAACAGATTCATCTTCTCTAATACCGTGGCAACCAGAACACTTACCATCAACTCTAATTCTTTTCCATTATGTTCATCGTGTTCCCTGTTTACATCTTTTACATTCTGATTACTGGTTTCCAAGTCTTCCTTGTCCTCATGAGAAGAAACAATGCTTGGGATATAGGTATCTGAAAAGTTAATATAATTGTACCCATGTAAGATTGTTATAATGGTAGGCTTTAACAAAAGAGACAGATTttgtttaaaagttaaataagaaatattacCTGTAATTTTTGAATCCTCAGAATTATTCTCATCGGATGTTCCTGATGATTCTTCTTTActgttaaatttaaaacaaaatgttataCATTTTTCTGGCACTACatcttctaatagtttttataCAGGGGAAAATTAAAACCAATAACAAGCCAAATAAATATAACCTTTCATATTTTTTGTattactttgtatattttt containing:
- the PPP1R3A gene encoding protein phosphatase 1 regulatory subunit 3A; translation: MEPSEEPSQISKDNFLEVPNLSDSLSEDEEVKATFKPGFSPQPSRRGSESSEDMYLDSPPPGARRVSFADTFGFNLVSVKEFDCWDLPSVSTNFDLRKDIFHTEEYVLSPKFELPSSKEDLMQQLQVQKAILESTEYPPGSTSVKGVIRVLNISFEKLVYVRMSLDDWQTYYDILAEYIPNSCDGETDQFSFKISLVPPYQKDGSKVEFCIRYETSVGTFWSNNNGTNYILVCQKKEQEPEPVKQREEVSNKQIKGCLKVKSSKEESSGTSDENNSEDSKITDTYIPSIVSSHEDKEDLETSNQNVKDVNREHDEHNGKELELMINQRLIRSTASRDEKNTFSTDPVDFPNKAEGLEKTQIHGEVYTDLFKRPLSPSSSAESSLKGDFYHNQKCSSGNECSHQPSEEITSDMGEIKPSLGDTRSDELVQLHIGSKEVLDDNANPAQGRSRVQVSCPSSDQLMADNKQHEGGAKKIEIKDWEHLRRDFHSDFHLEESIGKGSSKKDYDNAKNDKEEQRIHLDVNEKQSENFQSILHDQERKIGHPELNVEGIGASNRDLTVLPSKDTTVPTQAIRADTFHSRRTNLNWEEAVLTPEHDLLTSGGTTLGGIPGEGGSSRNGNVLRTAYLFQGEEEKLDWINPEDQNKNTQHKQSWNVLESQAKARESERNRTEQIKEQADCEDMWEKRDKTRSLKATPTEELFTCQETVSCELSSLADHGITGKAEAGTAYIIKTTSESTLESLSAREKAIIAKLPQETARSDRPMEVKETAFDPHEGRNDDSHYTLCQRDTVGVIYDNDFEKESRLGICNVHVDKMEKEETISMYNPGKTHDRKRRGIGNRTSVEESLHTITGNEKAASKPDLHLGMLPTEKKIFLENRDHGQVQELSKKTDVDAVIHSDLSSDTNRASQNGSHISNHHAKTSVPSYEQANAVENTVTTMTLQSISAKSEYDWNPTSETQGTEKHPHPGSIPEEVSRSSETVTSGSRRERCIGQIFQQGECSVEKSLGPRILISEDFESMEEARHENEGLINSRQSLYTSGDKEPEGSASACLPAQESQAQSSESLLSRYTNSKIPYFLLFVIFLITTYQYDLMIGLAFYLLSLYWLSWEGGRQKESVKK